From one Thermomicrobiales bacterium genomic stretch:
- the rpmI gene encoding 50S ribosomal protein L35, which produces MPKMKTNKQAARRFKITGTGKIMRAKGMKSHFRRRKSSRTKRAFDRMFEVAPADRKRIRRLLPYGLPK; this is translated from the coding sequence ATGCCGAAGATGAAGACGAACAAACAGGCAGCCCGAAGGTTCAAGATTACCGGCACGGGCAAAATCATGCGCGCAAAGGGCATGAAGAGTCACTTCCGGCGCCGGAAGTCCTCGCGCACCAAGCGTGCGTTCGACCGCATGTTCGAGGTTGCGCCCGCGGATCGGAAGCGAATCCGTCGGTTGCTGCCGTACGGGCTGCCGAAATAG
- the rplT gene encoding 50S ribosomal protein L20: MARIKRGVTSHRRHKKVLSRAEGFRGTRNRLFKRANEAVMRSLQYQYRDRRTRKRDMRRLWITRINAASREHGLPYGRFIEGLTRAGVEVDRKILADLAVRDNEAFAKFVDLAKTQLSSH, from the coding sequence ATGGCCCGAATCAAGCGTGGCGTTACATCGCACCGCAGGCATAAGAAAGTCCTGAGCAGAGCCGAAGGGTTCCGCGGGACACGCAATCGCCTCTTCAAGCGTGCAAACGAAGCGGTGATGCGCTCGCTGCAATACCAGTATCGAGACCGCCGCACCCGTAAGCGTGACATGCGCCGGCTGTGGATCACGCGCATCAACGCTGCCTCACGCGAACATGGCCTGCCATATGGTCGGTTCATTGAAGGCCTGACGCGCGCCGGGGTTGAGGTCGATCGAAAGATCCTCGCCGACCTGGCAGTTCGCGACAATGAAGCGTTCGCCAAGTTCGTCGACCTGGCCAAGACGCAGCTCAGCAGCCACTGA
- a CDS encoding RNA methyltransferase yields the protein MITSPANPTIKFARSLHRKKVREHERALLVEGARSVDSAISAGASVRAVIIDDARRDEIDRDLLNRIPASARVVRVEHDLFESIALTEHPQALVAVIDAPDLPIRDDPTLVLVVDGVRDPGNLGTIIRSAGAVGADAVVLLPGTADHTNPKTVRATAGTLYAIPIRRFPSTERAVELLFVTQPIVAIADAAAERSYDTVDWREPTVVVIGGEAFGASEQSRTYANLSVAIPIEAGVESLNAGVAASILLFEVARRRRATD from the coding sequence TTGATAACGAGTCCGGCGAATCCGACGATCAAGTTTGCCCGCTCGCTCCACCGGAAGAAAGTCCGGGAGCATGAGCGGGCATTGCTCGTCGAAGGCGCACGGTCCGTCGATTCCGCTATCTCGGCAGGAGCATCGGTTCGAGCGGTAATCATCGACGATGCCCGTCGGGACGAGATTGATCGGGATCTGCTGAACCGTATCCCAGCCAGTGCGCGCGTCGTTCGTGTCGAACACGATCTTTTCGAGAGCATCGCGCTCACCGAGCATCCACAGGCACTCGTAGCAGTGATCGACGCGCCGGATCTGCCGATACGCGACGATCCGACACTGGTGCTTGTCGTCGACGGTGTGCGAGACCCGGGCAACCTCGGGACGATCATTCGCTCGGCGGGCGCGGTTGGCGCTGACGCGGTTGTCCTGTTACCAGGGACCGCCGATCACACGAACCCCAAAACGGTTCGGGCCACCGCTGGCACGTTGTACGCCATTCCCATCCGTCGCTTTCCGTCGACGGAACGGGCTGTCGAATTGCTGTTCGTCACCCAACCGATCGTCGCGATAGCCGACGCGGCGGCAGAACGAAGCTACGATACTGTGGACTGGCGTGAGCCGACCGTGGTTGTTATCGGAGGGGAAGCATTCGGCGCGTCAGAACAATCGCGTACGTACGCGAACTTGTCGGTAGCAATCCCTATTGAGGCCGGCGTTGAATCGCTCAACGCGGGGGTTGCGGCATCGATTCTGCTGTTCGAGGTCGCGCGACGACGGCGTGCGACCGACTGA
- a CDS encoding HU family DNA-binding protein, translating into MGRLRRMRKQDLVKSVSGTTNLPERQVDAVIQAMFDAIRDSLANGEEVTITGFGSFRISERGAREGRNPQTGERITIPSRKSPSFRPGTQLKRAVSGE; encoded by the coding sequence ATTGGGAGGCTACGAAGGATGAGGAAACAGGATCTGGTCAAGAGCGTCTCCGGAACGACCAACTTGCCGGAACGCCAGGTAGACGCGGTCATCCAGGCTATGTTCGATGCGATCCGCGACAGTCTCGCCAACGGCGAGGAAGTGACGATCACTGGCTTCGGTTCGTTCAGAATCTCGGAGCGCGGCGCTCGCGAAGGACGCAACCCGCAGACCGGCGAGCGCATCACCATCCCGTCGCGAAAGAGCCCATCATTCCGACCTGGCACTCAACTGAAGCGAGCCGTGAGCGGCGAGTAG
- the plsX gene encoding phosphate acyltransferase PlsX, producing the protein MVRIALDVHGGDTGVATNLAAALDASLTSDIELVLVGHELQIAAELRRLDVPIDRFKIVHAEETIGMAESASRSVRRKSDNSISVSLDLMNRGEVSAVVSAGHSGALVAASLMILGRIPGVSRPALGTRIPAKGTTAFVLDIGAFTDPRPEVMLQHAYLGVAYVEAILGIRRPTVALLSNGEEPGKGDVLTRSARELFDASDLHFVGYVEGHEMLTKPPHVTVTDGFTGNVALKIAEGTASYVSRIMRDELTASIRTRLFAAMLRPTFRAMRRQIDFDGIGGAPLLGVNGVVIAAHGRSSPRALVSAIETANSAARSELPARLRDTLPQGPRSEAGADEPAALRS; encoded by the coding sequence TTGGTCCGAATCGCCCTGGACGTTCATGGCGGCGACACTGGAGTGGCCACGAATCTCGCTGCCGCTCTGGACGCGAGCCTGACATCCGATATCGAGCTTGTGCTAGTGGGGCACGAACTTCAAATCGCCGCAGAGCTGCGCCGCCTGGACGTTCCAATCGACCGTTTCAAGATCGTTCATGCCGAAGAGACGATCGGGATGGCGGAGTCCGCGTCTCGATCGGTGCGCCGAAAGAGCGATAATTCTATTAGCGTTTCACTTGACCTCATGAATCGCGGAGAAGTCAGCGCTGTTGTGTCGGCCGGCCACAGCGGCGCCCTCGTCGCGGCATCACTGATGATCCTCGGACGGATCCCTGGAGTCTCCAGACCGGCGCTTGGCACACGCATCCCGGCAAAAGGGACGACCGCGTTCGTTCTCGACATCGGCGCCTTTACTGATCCCCGGCCCGAGGTGATGCTCCAGCATGCTTATCTCGGAGTCGCCTATGTTGAGGCGATTCTCGGCATTCGCCGCCCGACGGTCGCGTTACTTTCAAACGGCGAAGAGCCCGGCAAGGGGGACGTGCTCACGCGCTCTGCGCGGGAATTGTTCGACGCGTCGGACCTGCACTTCGTCGGGTATGTCGAAGGGCACGAGATGCTCACGAAGCCACCGCATGTCACGGTTACCGATGGCTTCACCGGAAATGTCGCATTGAAGATTGCCGAGGGCACTGCGAGCTACGTCTCCAGGATCATGCGCGACGAGTTGACGGCGTCGATCCGGACACGGTTGTTTGCCGCCATGCTGAGGCCAACATTCCGCGCCATGCGCCGGCAGATCGACTTCGATGGGATCGGCGGCGCGCCGTTGCTTGGCGTTAACGGGGTGGTCATTGCGGCCCACGGACGTTCATCGCCACGCGCCCTCGTCTCTGCGATCGAGACGGCCAACAGCGCCGCACGGAGCGAGCTCCCCGCGCGGCTGCGAGATACGCTGCCTCAGGGGCCACGATCCGAGGCCGGCGCGGATGAACCGGCCGCGCTCCGCTCCTGA
- the gyrB gene encoding DNA topoisomerase (ATP-hydrolyzing) subunit B produces the protein MAQATDSKQTYDASNIQVLEGLEAVRRRPGMYIGSTDIRGLHHLIYEVVDNAVDEALGGYCDTIRVTIHPDASVTVSDNGRGIPVKKHPKTNTSALEVVMTVLHAGGKFGSGGYAMSSGLHGVGVSVVNGLSEWFIAEVKRDGGLYQQEYRIGVPVAPVKKIATIDKAEQGTTQTWMPDKTIFDTLEYNYDQIAQRFREMAYLTRGLRIIFIDERSDRETTFYFEGGITSFVRHLNKTKTPVHPKPFYINRQVGDFIVEAAIQYNESYGESVHSFANNINTVDGGTHLTGFRSALTRTINDYARKNGFLKENDESLTGEDVREGLTAVVSVKLPDPQFEGQTKGKLGNAPMNGAVNSVVGEMLSQHLEENPQAAKRIVEKCVNAARARNAARKARELVQRKGSLETFSLPGKLADCSERDPARSELYIVEGDSAGGSAKQGRDRRYQAILPLRGKILNVEKARLDRMLQNTEIRSLITALGTSIGDQFDASKLRYHRIIVMTDADVDGAHIRTLLLTFFFRHMETLIADGRLYIAQPPLYRLQSGKDVHWVYNDEERKEIMARYKDKKVELQRYKGLGEMNPEQLWDTTMNAETRTLLKVHIEDRVQVDETFDMLMGNAVPRERASFRLTRDRFRISTSSTNDRASRTIPGRV, from the coding sequence ATGGCCCAGGCCACTGATTCCAAGCAGACATACGACGCTAGCAATATTCAGGTTCTGGAAGGCCTGGAGGCGGTGCGCCGCCGGCCCGGCATGTACATCGGGAGCACCGATATCCGTGGACTCCACCATCTCATTTACGAGGTCGTCGACAACGCGGTGGATGAGGCGCTGGGCGGGTACTGCGACACGATCCGCGTGACAATCCACCCAGACGCAAGTGTGACCGTGTCTGACAATGGCCGGGGCATCCCGGTCAAGAAGCATCCGAAGACGAACACGTCGGCGCTCGAGGTTGTTATGACTGTCCTGCACGCGGGAGGCAAGTTCGGCTCGGGTGGCTATGCGATGTCGAGTGGGCTTCACGGTGTCGGCGTATCGGTGGTGAATGGCCTGTCGGAGTGGTTCATCGCCGAGGTGAAGCGTGACGGCGGTCTCTATCAGCAGGAATACCGGATCGGTGTGCCGGTCGCGCCCGTGAAGAAGATTGCGACGATCGACAAGGCCGAACAGGGCACCACCCAGACCTGGATGCCCGACAAGACGATCTTCGACACGCTCGAGTACAACTACGACCAGATTGCCCAGCGCTTCCGAGAGATGGCGTACCTTACTCGTGGGCTTCGAATCATCTTCATCGACGAGAGATCGGACCGCGAGACTACCTTCTACTTCGAAGGCGGAATTACCTCATTCGTCCGACATCTCAACAAGACGAAGACGCCGGTGCACCCCAAGCCGTTCTACATAAACCGCCAGGTTGGCGACTTCATTGTCGAAGCGGCAATCCAGTACAACGAAAGTTATGGGGAGTCCGTCCATTCCTTCGCCAACAACATCAATACCGTTGATGGCGGCACACACCTGACCGGTTTTCGCTCCGCGTTGACTCGAACAATCAACGACTACGCGCGAAAGAACGGCTTTCTGAAGGAGAATGACGAAAGCCTGACGGGCGAGGACGTGCGCGAGGGATTGACGGCTGTTGTCAGTGTCAAGCTGCCGGACCCGCAGTTCGAGGGCCAGACGAAGGGCAAGCTCGGCAACGCGCCGATGAACGGGGCGGTGAACTCGGTCGTCGGTGAGATGCTCTCCCAACATCTCGAGGAGAACCCTCAGGCGGCCAAACGTATTGTCGAGAAGTGCGTGAACGCCGCTCGGGCTCGGAACGCAGCCCGCAAGGCCCGCGAGCTTGTCCAGCGCAAAGGCAGCCTGGAGACGTTCTCCCTGCCGGGCAAGCTGGCCGATTGTTCGGAGCGCGATCCGGCCCGATCCGAGCTGTACATCGTCGAGGGTGACTCGGCCGGCGGCTCAGCGAAGCAGGGTCGCGATCGCCGCTATCAGGCGATTCTCCCACTGCGTGGCAAGATCCTCAACGTCGAGAAGGCGCGACTGGACAGGATGCTCCAGAACACCGAGATCCGCTCGCTGATCACCGCGCTCGGCACGAGTATCGGCGACCAGTTCGATGCGTCGAAGCTACGCTACCATCGGATCATCGTCATGACGGACGCGGACGTCGATGGCGCGCATATCCGCACGTTGCTGCTGACGTTCTTCTTTCGACACATGGAGACCCTGATTGCCGACGGTCGTCTGTACATCGCGCAGCCGCCACTATACCGGCTGCAGTCAGGCAAGGACGTCCACTGGGTGTACAACGATGAAGAGCGCAAGGAGATCATGGCGCGCTACAAGGACAAGAAGGTCGAGCTCCAGCGCTACAAGGGGCTCGGGGAGATGAACCCTGAGCAGTTGTGGGACACGACGATGAATGCCGAGACGCGCACACTCCTGAAGGTTCACATCGAGGATCGCGTTCAGGTGGACGAAACGTTCGACATGTTGATGGGGAATGCTGTTCCCCGCGAAAGAGCTTCATTCAGACTCACGCGCGACAGGTTCAGAATCTCGACGTCTAGCACGAATGATCGCGCCTCTCGAACCATTCCCGGTCGGGTCTGA